The following proteins are co-located in the Acidimicrobiales bacterium genome:
- a CDS encoding EthD family reductase has translation MANLTVLYTKPESDAEAFLAEYKSDHLPIAAKFPKMTSHTTTVFTGTPRGTEPPYYVMFVATWDSQEDMQAAMGDPSIMEASKHAMGLTQKYGNKAEMLIGDEA, from the coding sequence ATGGCAAACCTCACCGTTCTGTACACCAAGCCCGAATCCGATGCCGAGGCTTTCCTCGCGGAGTACAAGTCGGACCATCTGCCGATCGCCGCGAAGTTCCCCAAGATGACCTCGCACACCACCACGGTGTTCACTGGCACGCCCCGCGGCACCGAGCCTCCGTACTACGTGATGTTCGTTGCCACGTGGGACTCACAGGAGGACATGCAGGCGGCGATGGGCGACCCCAGCATCATGGAGGCGAGCAAGCACGCCATGGGTCTGACCCAGAAGTACGGCAACAAGGCCGAGATGTTGATTGGCGACGAGGCTTGA